The proteins below come from a single Cupriavidus pauculus genomic window:
- the frc gene encoding formyl-CoA transferase, which yields MEQRKALDGIRILDMTHVQAGPSATQLMAWMGADVIKVEMPGRGDITRSQLRDVPNADSLYFTMLNSNKRSLTLNMKTPEGKALLEDLIQKSDVLIENFGPGVLARAGFGWDQIQDLNPRMIYASIKGFGPGPYQDCKAYENVAQCMGGAASTTGEATGMPTVTGAQIGDSGTGVHCVVGILAALLQREHSGRGQRVEVAMQDAVLNLCRVKLRDQQRLDAGPLREYPNDQFDDHVPRAGNASGGGQPGAALRCAPGGPNDYVYVIIQPQGWEPLMRLCGREELITDPEFATPEVRLKKLPTCFGIIEEWTLGRTKFEVMNALNGVDVPCGPILSMKDLIEDRTMYERGYLVELDHPARGKYVQLGSPITLSDSPVEVERSPLLGEHTDEILEWLGRSPAQIAALRVAGAI from the coding sequence ATGGAGCAACGCAAGGCCCTGGACGGCATTCGCATCCTGGACATGACGCACGTGCAAGCCGGACCTTCGGCGACGCAGCTGATGGCGTGGATGGGCGCCGACGTGATCAAGGTCGAAATGCCCGGGCGGGGCGACATCACGCGCAGCCAGCTGCGTGACGTGCCCAACGCCGACAGCCTGTACTTCACGATGCTGAACAGCAACAAGCGCAGCCTGACGCTCAATATGAAGACGCCGGAAGGCAAGGCGCTGCTCGAGGACCTGATCCAGAAAAGCGACGTGCTCATCGAGAATTTCGGCCCGGGCGTGCTGGCCCGCGCCGGCTTCGGCTGGGACCAGATCCAGGACCTGAATCCGCGCATGATCTACGCGTCGATCAAGGGTTTCGGCCCCGGCCCGTATCAAGACTGCAAGGCCTACGAGAACGTGGCCCAGTGCATGGGCGGCGCGGCATCGACGACAGGCGAGGCCACCGGAATGCCGACGGTGACCGGTGCGCAGATCGGCGACTCGGGCACGGGCGTGCACTGCGTGGTGGGCATCCTCGCCGCGCTGCTGCAGCGCGAGCATTCGGGCCGCGGCCAGCGCGTGGAAGTGGCCATGCAGGACGCCGTGCTGAACCTCTGCCGCGTGAAGCTGCGCGACCAGCAGCGTCTGGATGCCGGCCCGCTGCGCGAGTACCCCAACGACCAGTTCGACGACCACGTGCCGCGCGCGGGCAACGCATCGGGTGGCGGCCAGCCGGGTGCCGCGCTGCGCTGCGCGCCGGGCGGTCCCAACGACTACGTCTACGTCATCATCCAGCCGCAGGGCTGGGAACCGCTGATGCGTCTGTGCGGCCGCGAGGAACTGATCACCGATCCGGAATTCGCCACGCCCGAAGTCCGCCTCAAGAAGCTCCCCACGTGCTTCGGCATCATCGAGGAATGGACGCTGGGCCGCACCAAGTTCGAGGTGATGAACGCGCTCAACGGGGTGGACGTGCCGTGCGGCCCGATCCTGTCGATGAAGGACCTGATCGAGGACCGGACGATGTACGAGCGCGGTTATCTGGTGGAGCTGGACCACCCGGCGCGCGGCAAGTACGTGCAGCTGGGCTCGCCGATCACGCTGTCCGACTCGCCGGTCGAGGTCGAGCGCTCGCCGCTGCTGGGCGAACATACCGACGAGATCCTCGAATGGCTGGGCCGATCGCCGGCGCAGATTGCGGCGCTGCGCGTCGCGGGAGCGATCTGA
- a CDS encoding DUF427 domain-containing protein yields the protein MQGKTVRIPGPDHPIDIKPLDGRVIVTAGGQVVADSRHALVLKESTYPAVYYIPREDADMSQLTRTTHSTHCPYKGDAAYYSIPGAGDRGANAVWTYETPHDAVVSIAGHLAFYPDRVDSIEVSA from the coding sequence ATGCAAGGCAAGACCGTCAGGATTCCCGGGCCGGACCATCCCATCGATATCAAGCCGCTCGATGGCCGCGTGATCGTGACAGCGGGCGGCCAGGTGGTTGCCGACAGCCGGCACGCGCTCGTACTGAAAGAATCCACCTACCCGGCCGTCTACTACATTCCGCGAGAAGACGCGGACATGTCGCAGCTGACCCGCACGACGCACAGCACGCACTGCCCCTACAAGGGCGATGCCGCGTACTACAGCATTCCCGGCGCCGGCGATCGCGGCGCCAATGCGGTATGGACGTACGAAACCCCGCATGACGCGGTGGTGTCCATCGCCGGCCATCTCGCGTTCTACCCCGATCGCGTCGACAGCATCGAAGTCAGCGCCTGA
- a CDS encoding GntR family transcriptional regulator — protein sequence MSAQSQTEVQDVTQPPGGLTLALQPINAGASLRDQAYAMLRQAIADADIYQSREEVRLDERVLSEALGVSRTPIREAMTLLEQEGFLRTVPRRGIYIMRKTKREIVEMIQVWAALESMAARLATQNATDEEIGKLRHMFDSFRDSTPAEHIEEYSDANIVFHQAIVQLSKSQVIMDQIKNIFVHVRAIRKMTISQSDRAARSIVDHLRIIEALEKRDTELAERLVRQHSLDLADYVEKHCDFLD from the coding sequence ATGTCTGCCCAAAGCCAAACAGAAGTTCAGGACGTCACCCAGCCGCCAGGCGGTCTCACACTGGCGCTGCAGCCGATCAATGCGGGCGCCAGCCTGCGCGACCAGGCCTACGCGATGCTGCGCCAGGCCATCGCCGATGCCGATATCTACCAGTCGCGAGAGGAGGTGCGCCTCGACGAGCGCGTGCTCAGCGAAGCGCTGGGCGTGAGCCGCACCCCGATTCGCGAGGCCATGACGCTGCTCGAGCAGGAAGGCTTCCTGCGCACGGTGCCGCGCCGCGGCATCTACATCATGCGCAAGACCAAGCGCGAGATCGTCGAAATGATTCAGGTCTGGGCCGCGCTGGAAAGCATGGCCGCGCGTCTGGCCACGCAGAACGCCACGGACGAGGAGATCGGCAAGCTGCGCCACATGTTCGACAGCTTCCGGGACTCGACACCGGCCGAGCATATCGAGGAGTACTCGGACGCCAACATCGTCTTCCATCAGGCGATCGTGCAGCTGTCGAAGTCGCAGGTCATCATGGACCAGATCAAGAACATCTTCGTCCATGTGCGCGCGATCCGAAAAATGACCATTTCCCAGAGCGATCGCGCCGCGCGTTCGATCGTCGACCATCTGCGGATCATCGAGGCACTGGAAAAGCGCGACACGGAACTGGCCGAACGGCTCGTGCGCCAGCATTCGCTGGACCTCGCCGATTACGTCGAGAAGCACTGCGACTTCCTGGACTGA
- a CDS encoding GntR family transcriptional regulator, whose protein sequence is MLPTDLSGPDGSQASLPRSERAYQQLRAAIQSGQLSPGTRLREVELAESLGLSRTPVREALSRLESEGLVVNEPNRGMMVTQLDASMVSELYVMREVLEATAAALAARHATDVEISLLRDIVERDLLLAEDPERLVANNRLFHETLHRCAHNRYLLKTLRTLHESMALLGRSTLAVPGRARGSYEEHMALVEALEARNPTQAEQIARRHIQQAYKVRLSLWVEEQSR, encoded by the coding sequence ATGCTTCCTACCGATCTTTCCGGTCCCGACGGCAGCCAGGCTTCGCTGCCGCGGTCCGAACGGGCCTATCAGCAGCTGCGGGCCGCCATCCAGTCCGGGCAACTGTCGCCGGGCACGCGCCTGCGCGAGGTCGAGCTCGCCGAGTCGCTCGGCCTGTCGCGCACCCCCGTGCGCGAGGCGCTGTCGCGGCTCGAGTCCGAGGGCCTCGTCGTCAACGAACCCAATCGCGGCATGATGGTGACGCAGCTCGACGCCAGCATGGTCAGCGAGCTGTACGTGATGCGCGAAGTGCTGGAGGCCACCGCGGCCGCGCTGGCCGCGCGCCATGCGACCGACGTCGAGATCTCGCTGCTGCGCGATATCGTCGAACGAGACCTGCTCCTCGCCGAAGATCCCGAACGGCTCGTCGCGAACAACCGCCTGTTCCACGAGACACTGCACCGCTGCGCGCATAACCGTTACCTGCTCAAGACCCTGCGCACGCTGCACGAGTCGATGGCGTTGCTGGGCCGCTCGACCCTCGCCGTGCCGGGCCGCGCGCGCGGTTCGTACGAGGAACACATGGCCCTCGTGGAAGCGCTCGAAGCACGGAATCCCACGCAAGCCGAGCAAATCGCACGGCGGCATATCCAGCAGGCCTACAAGGTGCGCCTGTCGCTGTGGGTCGAGGAACAATCGCGCTGA
- the oxc gene encoding oxalyl-CoA decarboxylase, producing MAEVDNELQRQAVEAQQAQTDGFHLVIDALKLNGIENIYGLPGIPVTDLARLAQANGMRVISFRHEQNAGNAAAIAGFLTQKPGVCLTVSAPGFLNGLTALANATTNCFPMILISGSSEREIVDLQQGDYEEMDQLAIARPHAKAAFRVLHAEDIGVGVARAIRAAVSGRPGGVYLDLPAKLLAQSMEAEKGRNSLIKVVDPAPRQLPAPDSIDRAVALLKSAKRPLILLGKGAAYARADADIRALVEKTGIPYLPMSMAKGLIPDTHPQSASAARSYVLAEADVVMLVGARLNWLLSHGKGKTWGKPKQFIQIDISPTEMDSNVAIAAPVVGDIGSCVSALLEKVGNGFPKPGAEWLHAVDEKKDKNLAKMAETLAKEVSPMNFHGALRVLKDVVKDNPGISFVNEGANTLDYARAVIDMYEPRKRLDVGTWGVMGVGMGYAVAAAVETSKPVLALCGDSAFGFSGMEVETICRYDLPICIVVFNNNGVYKGVDVNPTGGKDPAVTMFVKGARYDKMMEAFGGVGHNVTTPAELEAAVREALKSGRPTLINAVIDPNAGTESGRLTNLNPQSSASK from the coding sequence ATGGCAGAAGTAGACAACGAGCTGCAGCGTCAAGCCGTCGAAGCGCAACAGGCGCAAACCGATGGCTTTCATCTGGTCATCGACGCGCTGAAGCTGAACGGCATCGAGAACATCTACGGCCTGCCCGGTATCCCGGTCACGGATCTGGCCCGCCTGGCGCAGGCCAACGGCATGCGCGTCATCAGCTTCCGTCATGAGCAGAACGCGGGCAACGCGGCGGCCATCGCCGGCTTTCTCACGCAGAAGCCCGGGGTTTGCCTGACCGTTTCCGCGCCGGGCTTCCTGAACGGGCTGACCGCGCTGGCGAACGCGACCACCAACTGCTTTCCGATGATCCTGATCAGCGGCTCGAGCGAGCGCGAGATCGTGGACCTGCAGCAGGGCGACTACGAAGAGATGGACCAGCTGGCCATCGCCCGCCCGCACGCCAAGGCCGCCTTCCGCGTGCTGCACGCCGAGGACATCGGCGTGGGCGTCGCACGGGCCATCCGCGCCGCCGTATCGGGCCGCCCGGGCGGGGTGTACCTGGACCTGCCGGCCAAGCTGCTGGCGCAGTCGATGGAAGCCGAGAAGGGCCGCAACTCGCTGATCAAGGTCGTGGATCCGGCCCCGCGCCAGTTGCCGGCACCGGACTCGATCGACCGTGCCGTCGCGCTGCTGAAGAGCGCCAAGCGCCCGCTGATCCTGCTGGGCAAGGGCGCTGCCTACGCACGCGCCGATGCGGACATCCGCGCGCTGGTCGAGAAGACGGGCATTCCGTATCTGCCGATGTCGATGGCCAAGGGCCTGATTCCCGATACGCATCCGCAGTCGGCCTCGGCCGCGCGCTCGTACGTGCTGGCGGAAGCCGATGTGGTGATGCTGGTCGGTGCGCGCCTGAACTGGCTGCTCTCGCACGGCAAGGGCAAGACCTGGGGCAAGCCGAAGCAGTTCATCCAGATCGATATCTCGCCGACGGAGATGGACAGCAACGTCGCCATCGCCGCGCCGGTCGTGGGCGATATCGGCTCGTGCGTATCGGCACTGCTCGAGAAGGTCGGCAACGGCTTCCCGAAGCCCGGCGCAGAGTGGCTGCACGCGGTGGACGAGAAGAAGGACAAGAACCTCGCGAAGATGGCAGAGACGCTGGCGAAGGAAGTGTCGCCGATGAACTTCCACGGCGCGCTGCGCGTGCTCAAGGATGTCGTCAAGGACAACCCTGGCATCTCGTTCGTGAACGAAGGCGCCAACACGCTGGACTACGCCCGCGCCGTCATCGACATGTACGAGCCGCGCAAGCGCCTGGACGTCGGGACGTGGGGCGTGATGGGCGTGGGCATGGGCTACGCGGTGGCCGCGGCGGTGGAGACCAGCAAGCCGGTCCTCGCGCTGTGCGGCGATAGCGCGTTCGGGTTCTCCGGCATGGAGGTCGAAACGATCTGCCGCTACGACCTGCCCATCTGCATCGTCGTGTTCAACAACAACGGCGTCTACAAGGGCGTCGATGTGAATCCGACCGGCGGCAAGGATCCCGCGGTCACGATGTTCGTCAAGGGAGCGCGTTACGACAAGATGATGGAAGCATTCGGTGGCGTCGGTCACAACGTCACCACCCCCGCGGAGCTCGAAGCCGCGGTGCGGGAAGCCCTGAAGTCGGGCAGGCCCACGCTGATCAACGCGGTCATCGACCCGAATGCGGGCACCGAAAGCGGTCGTCTGACCAACCTGAATCCGCAGAGCTCGGCCAGCAAGTAA
- the egtD gene encoding L-histidine N(alpha)-methyltransferase → MFAGVRLARDPGTQPPGRHPSHDEHDDFTRDVRVGLSGHPKAMSPKYFYDATGSDLFEAICRTPEYYPTRTESALLARIAGDVVATFAKGTALIEFGSGASEKTNLLLAASDRIDAYVPVDISGDALAGAVSRLAQRYPALHVHALEADFTQPFALPEATRGRPRVGFFPGSTIGNFTHDEATQFLRNAREMLGADARMIVGADMVKDLPTLLRAYDDAEGVTARFNKNLLVRINRELDGNFDPDTFDHLAIWNDAHQRIEMHLVSRVDQIVHAAGQSFTFRRGERLHTENSHKFTVESLSALAVDAGWQVTRHWISDAPAFGVFELAAR, encoded by the coding sequence ATGTTCGCGGGCGTGCGTCTGGCGCGCGATCCGGGCACGCAGCCGCCGGGGCGGCATCCCAGCCATGACGAGCATGACGACTTCACGCGCGACGTGCGCGTGGGCCTGTCGGGTCATCCCAAGGCGATGTCGCCAAAGTACTTCTACGATGCGACCGGCTCCGATCTGTTCGAGGCGATCTGCCGCACGCCCGAGTACTACCCCACGCGTACGGAATCCGCGCTGCTGGCGCGTATCGCCGGCGATGTGGTCGCCACCTTTGCCAAGGGCACCGCGCTGATCGAATTCGGCAGCGGCGCCAGCGAGAAGACGAATCTGCTGCTCGCGGCCAGCGATCGCATCGATGCGTATGTGCCCGTGGATATCAGCGGCGACGCGCTGGCGGGCGCGGTATCGCGGCTTGCGCAACGCTATCCGGCGTTGCACGTCCACGCGCTGGAGGCCGATTTCACGCAGCCGTTCGCGCTGCCGGAGGCCACGCGGGGCCGTCCGCGCGTCGGGTTCTTCCCGGGCTCGACCATTGGCAATTTCACGCACGACGAGGCCACGCAGTTCCTGCGCAATGCGCGCGAGATGCTCGGCGCCGATGCCCGCATGATCGTCGGTGCGGACATGGTCAAGGATCTGCCGACGCTGCTGCGCGCCTACGACGATGCGGAAGGCGTGACGGCGCGGTTCAACAAGAATCTGCTCGTGCGCATCAACCGCGAGCTCGATGGGAATTTCGATCCGGACACGTTCGACCACCTCGCCATCTGGAACGACGCGCACCAGCGTATCGAGATGCATCTGGTCAGCCGCGTCGACCAGATCGTGCACGCCGCGGGGCAGTCGTTCACGTTCCGGCGCGGCGAGCGGCTGCATACCGAGAACTCGCACAAATTCACGGTGGAGTCGCTCTCGGCGCTTGCCGTCGATGCGGGCTGGCAGGTGACGCGCCACTGGATCAGCGACGCGCCCGCGTTCGGCGTGTTCGAGCTTGCCGCGCGCTAG
- a CDS encoding 2-dehydropantoate 2-reductase, giving the protein MKICIYGAGAIGGYLGAQLALAGADVSFIARGPHLAAMQANGVRLLIEGQERVARVRCTSDPRELGPQDYVFITLKAHQVPGVVDLMQPLIGPQTAIVTGVNGIPYWYFYKHGGEFAGSTLESVDPGAKQWKGFGPERAIGCVLYPAAEIEAPGVIRHVYGKKFPIGEPDGSRSTRVTALAELMVAADLDAPVRDNIRDEIWLKLWGNLCFNPISALTHGTLDIITSDPATRALSKQMMLEAKDIAERFGVHFRVDVERRIDGAGAVGAHKTSMLQDLEAGRAMEIDPLLTVVQEMGRMLGQPTPMIDAVLGLVKQRDRMAQTALAPASAPNDAKVARAA; this is encoded by the coding sequence ATGAAGATCTGTATCTATGGCGCCGGTGCCATCGGCGGGTATCTGGGCGCCCAGCTCGCGCTGGCGGGTGCCGACGTCAGTTTTATCGCGCGCGGCCCGCATCTGGCCGCCATGCAGGCCAACGGCGTGCGGTTGCTGATCGAGGGGCAGGAACGCGTGGCCCGCGTCCGCTGCACGAGCGATCCACGCGAACTGGGCCCGCAGGACTACGTGTTCATCACGCTCAAGGCCCACCAGGTGCCGGGCGTGGTGGACCTGATGCAGCCGCTGATCGGTCCCCAGACCGCCATCGTCACGGGCGTCAACGGCATTCCCTACTGGTACTTCTACAAGCACGGCGGCGAATTCGCGGGCTCGACGCTGGAGAGCGTGGACCCGGGCGCGAAGCAGTGGAAGGGCTTCGGCCCCGAGCGCGCGATCGGCTGCGTGCTCTATCCCGCCGCCGAGATCGAGGCGCCCGGTGTGATCCGGCACGTCTATGGCAAGAAATTCCCGATCGGGGAGCCCGATGGCAGCCGGTCCACGCGCGTGACGGCGCTGGCCGAGCTGATGGTTGCCGCGGACCTCGACGCACCGGTTCGCGACAACATCCGCGACGAGATCTGGCTCAAGCTCTGGGGCAACCTGTGCTTCAACCCGATCAGCGCGCTGACCCACGGCACGCTGGACATCATCACGTCCGATCCCGCCACCCGCGCGCTGTCGAAGCAGATGATGCTCGAGGCCAAGGACATTGCCGAGCGCTTCGGCGTCCATTTCCGCGTGGACGTGGAGCGGCGGATCGATGGCGCGGGTGCGGTGGGCGCGCACAAGACGTCGATGCTGCAGGATCTGGAGGCGGGGCGCGCGATGGAGATCGATCCGCTGCTGACGGTGGTGCAGGAGATGGGCCGCATGCTCGGGCAGCCGACGCCGATGATCGACGCGGTGCTGGGCCTGGTCAAGCAGCGCGATCGCATGGCGCAGACCGCGCTGGCGCCCGCGTCGGCGCCGAACGACGCGAAGGTGGCGCGCGCGGCATAA
- a CDS encoding PAS domain-containing protein — MQAAIDYEQLVTAIGDAVVISGPDGAITLWNPAAEYMFGYTQEEALGKSLDLIIPERLRARHWEGYDKTMATGQTRYGHDLLKVPAINKNGDAMSIAFTVALLHGEGGAITGIVAIIRDETARFQEERALRKRIAELEAKASATASAG; from the coding sequence ATGCAGGCTGCGATCGACTACGAGCAACTGGTGACGGCCATCGGCGATGCCGTCGTCATCTCCGGTCCCGACGGTGCCATCACGTTGTGGAACCCGGCCGCCGAGTACATGTTCGGCTACACCCAGGAAGAAGCGCTGGGCAAGTCGCTGGACCTCATCATTCCCGAGCGCCTGCGCGCGCGCCATTGGGAAGGCTACGACAAGACGATGGCGACGGGCCAGACCCGCTATGGCCACGATCTGCTCAAGGTTCCCGCGATCAACAAGAACGGCGATGCGATGTCGATCGCGTTCACCGTGGCGCTGTTGCACGGCGAGGGCGGGGCCATTACGGGCATCGTGGCCATCATCCGCGACGAGACCGCACGCTTCCAGGAGGAACGCGCGCTACGCAAGCGGATCGCGGAGCTGGAGGCCAAGGCGAGCGCCACGGCCAGTGCGGGCTGA
- a CDS encoding TerC family protein yields MDSLMDLARDPSAWAALATLIAMEVVLGIDNLIFISILTNKLPEETREKARRIGIGLALILRLGLLATIAIIVSLTEPVFTIFGKGISWRDLILIAGGAFLVWKATREIHQHVAHDDDHGEGGEPGDDAAAARAVPGFAAAIGQILILDIVFSIDSIITAVGMTDHVPIMFVAVIVAVTVMLFAAGPLANFINRNPTIVMLALAFLIMIGMTLIADGLGHHVPKGYIYTAMAFSVAVEALNMLARRRKKKH; encoded by the coding sequence ATGGATTCGCTGATGGACCTCGCCCGTGACCCGTCGGCATGGGCCGCGCTGGCCACGCTGATCGCGATGGAAGTCGTGCTTGGGATCGACAACCTCATCTTCATCTCCATCCTCACGAACAAGCTGCCCGAGGAAACGCGCGAGAAGGCGCGGCGGATCGGTATCGGCCTGGCGCTGATCCTGCGCCTCGGCCTGCTGGCGACGATCGCCATCATCGTGTCGCTGACCGAGCCCGTGTTCACGATCTTCGGCAAGGGCATCTCGTGGCGGGATCTGATCCTCATTGCCGGCGGCGCGTTCCTCGTCTGGAAAGCGACGCGGGAGATCCACCAGCACGTGGCACACGACGACGACCATGGCGAAGGCGGCGAGCCAGGCGACGACGCCGCGGCGGCCCGCGCCGTGCCCGGCTTTGCGGCCGCGATCGGGCAGATCCTGATCCTCGACATCGTGTTCTCGATCGACAGCATCATCACGGCCGTGGGTATGACCGACCATGTGCCCATCATGTTCGTCGCGGTGATCGTGGCCGTGACGGTCATGCTGTTCGCGGCAGGGCCGCTGGCCAACTTCATCAACCGCAACCCGACCATCGTCATGCTGGCGCTGGCCTTCCTGATCATGATCGGCATGACGCTGATCGCGGACGGGCTCGGCCACCACGTGCCGAAGGGGTATATCTATACGGCCATGGCCTTCTCCGTGGCAGTGGAGGCGCTGAACATGCTGGCGCGGCGCAGGAAGAAGAAGCACTAG
- a CDS encoding DsbA family protein gives MSHLTIPVGPADHLQGNADAPLVLVEYGDFECPFCGRMYPIIQQLQRELGDRLAVVYRHFPLVDMHPHAGAAAMVSEAAAHAGKFWPMHDRLFESQGALEDDDLVRYARELGVPDVLVQRAFDGDKEFVAKIEADFKGGVRSGVNGTPSLFLNGTRYDGAPDFAPLLKTLVRMLG, from the coding sequence ATGAGCCACCTCACCATTCCGGTCGGCCCGGCCGATCATCTGCAGGGCAACGCGGACGCACCGCTGGTGCTCGTCGAGTACGGCGACTTCGAGTGTCCGTTCTGCGGGCGCATGTATCCGATCATCCAGCAGCTGCAGCGCGAACTCGGCGATCGGCTCGCCGTGGTCTATCGCCATTTTCCGCTCGTCGATATGCACCCGCATGCGGGTGCGGCGGCGATGGTCAGCGAGGCGGCTGCGCACGCGGGCAAGTTCTGGCCGATGCACGACCGGCTCTTCGAAAGCCAGGGCGCCCTCGAGGACGACGATCTGGTGCGCTACGCGCGCGAGCTCGGTGTGCCCGACGTGCTGGTCCAGCGCGCGTTCGACGGCGACAAGGAATTCGTGGCGAAGATCGAAGCCGACTTCAAGGGGGGCGTGCGAAGCGGCGTGAATGGCACGCCGTCGCTGTTCCTCAACGGCACTCGCTACGACGGCGCGCCGGACTTCGCGCCGTTGCTGAAGACGCTGGTGCGCATGCTCGGCTAG
- the frc gene encoding formyl-CoA transferase produces MNLPLNGIKIIDFTHVQAGPACTQLLAWFGADVIKVERPGSGDVTRTQLRDIPDADALYFTMLNSNKRSLTLDTKKPEGKKILEQLIRESDVLVENFGPGALDRMGFSWDRIKELNPKMIVASVKGFSDGHHYEDLKVYENVAQCAGGAASTTGFWDGPPTVSAAALGDSNTGMHLAIGILTAIIGRQQTGEGQKVAVSMQDAVLNLCRVKLRDQQRLDRIGYLEEYPQYPHGTFSDVVPRGGNAGGGGQPGWVLKCKGWETDPNAYIYFTIQGHAWEPICKALGREEWINDPNYNTAKARQPHITEIFDTIEQWLADKTKYEAVDILRKFDIPCSPVLSMKEIAEDESLRKSGSIVEVPHKERGTYLTVGSPIKFSGMKPEITGSPLLGEHSAEVLSGLGYGAEEIARLREAQVI; encoded by the coding sequence GTGAACCTCCCACTCAACGGCATCAAGATCATCGACTTCACGCACGTTCAGGCCGGTCCCGCCTGCACGCAGCTTCTCGCGTGGTTCGGCGCGGACGTCATCAAGGTGGAGCGCCCCGGGTCGGGCGACGTCACCCGCACGCAGCTGCGCGACATTCCCGACGCGGACGCGCTGTACTTCACGATGCTGAACAGCAACAAGCGCTCCCTGACGCTGGACACCAAGAAGCCGGAAGGCAAGAAGATCCTCGAGCAACTGATTCGCGAGTCGGACGTGCTGGTGGAGAACTTCGGCCCGGGCGCGCTGGACCGCATGGGCTTTTCGTGGGACCGCATCAAGGAACTGAACCCGAAGATGATCGTGGCATCGGTCAAGGGCTTCAGCGACGGCCACCACTATGAAGACCTGAAGGTGTACGAGAACGTGGCACAGTGCGCCGGCGGCGCCGCGTCGACCACGGGTTTCTGGGACGGCCCGCCGACCGTGTCGGCCGCCGCGCTGGGCGACTCGAACACCGGCATGCACCTGGCCATCGGCATCCTGACCGCGATCATCGGCCGCCAGCAGACCGGCGAGGGCCAGAAGGTGGCCGTGTCGATGCAGGACGCCGTGCTGAACCTGTGCCGCGTGAAGCTGCGCGATCAGCAGCGCCTGGACCGCATCGGTTATCTGGAAGAGTATCCCCAGTACCCGCACGGCACGTTCAGCGACGTGGTGCCCCGCGGCGGCAACGCCGGCGGTGGCGGCCAGCCGGGCTGGGTGCTGAAGTGCAAGGGCTGGGAGACCGATCCCAACGCGTATATCTACTTCACCATCCAGGGCCACGCATGGGAGCCGATCTGCAAGGCGCTGGGCCGGGAAGAGTGGATCAACGATCCGAACTACAACACGGCCAAGGCGCGCCAGCCGCATATCACGGAGATCTTCGACACCATCGAGCAATGGCTCGCCGACAAGACCAAGTACGAGGCCGTGGATATCCTGCGCAAGTTCGATATTCCGTGCTCGCCGGTACTGTCGATGAAGGAGATTGCCGAGGATGAATCGCTGCGCAAGAGCGGCTCGATCGTGGAAGTCCCGCACAAGGAACGTGGCACGTACCTGACCGTGGGCAGCCCGATCAAGTTCTCGGGCATGAAGCCCGAGATCACCGGTTCGCCGCTGCTGGGCGAGCACAGCGCGGAAGTGCTGTCCGGTCTTGGCTACGGCGCCGAGGAGATCGCCCGCCTGCGCGAGGCGCAGGTCATCTAA
- a CDS encoding fumarylacetoacetate hydrolase family protein has product MQTWIRFRRPDGDLAYGRLDDSHADRVMEFDGPGYTDPRATGNIYPYAALELVAPCEPGKIVALWNNFHALAARLEKSVPTHPLFLLKPASSLAGPGDAIQRPSGYTGKIAYEGELGIVIGRPCRNVPLAEAASHIFGYTIVNDVTAGELLNADPNFPQWTRAKGSDTFGCIGPAIVTGFDWRSASVVTRLDGVERQNYPLSDIVFSPEEQVSLLSRDMTLMPGDVIAVGTSIGVGSMKDGAVVAVTIDGIGSLVNHMSG; this is encoded by the coding sequence GTGCAAACCTGGATTCGCTTCCGCCGCCCCGATGGCGACCTCGCCTACGGGCGGCTCGACGACAGCCATGCCGACCGCGTCATGGAATTCGACGGCCCCGGCTATACCGATCCGCGCGCCACGGGGAACATCTACCCCTATGCCGCGCTGGAACTGGTGGCACCCTGCGAGCCCGGCAAGATCGTGGCGCTGTGGAACAACTTCCACGCGCTCGCGGCCCGGCTCGAGAAATCGGTGCCCACGCATCCGCTGTTCCTGCTGAAGCCGGCGAGTTCGCTCGCGGGTCCCGGAGACGCCATCCAGCGTCCGAGCGGGTACACCGGCAAGATCGCCTACGAAGGCGAACTGGGCATCGTCATCGGCCGCCCATGCCGCAATGTGCCGCTCGCCGAGGCCGCCTCGCACATCTTCGGCTACACGATCGTCAACGACGTCACGGCGGGCGAACTGCTCAATGCCGACCCCAATTTTCCGCAGTGGACGCGCGCCAAGGGCTCGGACACGTTCGGCTGTATCGGGCCGGCCATCGTCACGGGGTTCGACTGGCGCAGCGCCAGTGTCGTGACGCGGCTGGACGGCGTCGAGCGTCAGAACTACCCACTGTCCGACATCGTGTTTTCGCCCGAAGAGCAGGTGAGCCTGCTGTCGCGCGATATGACGCTGATGCCGGGCGACGTGATCGCCGTCGGCACCTCGATCGGCGTCGGGTCGATGAAGGACGGCGCCGTGGTGGCGGTGACGATCGATGGCATCGGGTCGCTGGTCAACCATATGAGCGGTTGA